Within the Candidatus Thermoplasmatota archaeon genome, the region CTTCTAGGGTTTTCTGTCTTGCTTCTTCTATCTTTTTTTTCTCTTCTTCTTTTCTTTTTTGTTCTTCCGCATCTCTGAGTTGTTGCTCTGCTTCTCTTTCGATTTCTTTTTTCGTCTCCTCGGGTAGTCCTTTTTCTAGTTTTGCTCTTCGCCATTTGTCCGCGAGGTTTAATTTTGTGATCAACAAATTACTTGCATGCAGTAATTTCGGAATCTTTTTCCCATCGGCTTTTGTGATTGTGGTTCCTTCTACTTCTACATAACCTGATTTAACATCTACTTTTGCGACTTTATCCTCATGTCCTCTATAGTTTCCTCGCATAACCCTGACTGTATCCCCTTTTATCAATGGCACGCTTCTTCTATCATATTTTAGAAGCAGATTTTCTTCTAGGTGTGATGCCAGCCATTTTCTTTTTTTGTGGAGAGGTGCATTGAACAGTATCTTTCTTTGTTTACCAGGTCTTCTAGATTTCATTTTCAATCAACTCACACTATTATTGAAGATATAGCAGCTATCTTTGGGTATCTTTCTGCTGCTTCGATGGCAACAGGTCCTTTGATCATGGTTCCCTTGGTTTCCCCTGTGTCTGTGACTATTACAGCAGCGTTATCCTCAAACTGCACCATGGTGCCATCAGATCTTCTAAAAGGTCGTTTCTGGCGTACTATAACAGCTTTCAGCAGTTGCCTTCTCATCTCCATAGTACCCTTTTTTACACTAATTATAACCATGTCACCGACACCAGCTTTCGGGTACCTGCGATGTGTCCCCTTCAGTTTTGGTGTCATAACTATCTGGACTACTTTAGCACCGGTATTATCTATACATTCTAGTCTAGCTCCAACTGGTAGCCCCCGCATTGTTCTGCCAGCAATACCTTTCATACTCTTAATCCTCCAATCATAATTTTTCTACAGTCACAAACGATATTGTTTTACTAATAGGTCTGCATTCAACTATCCTCACTTTGTCCCCAACCGCAACTTTCAAACATGGTGGACAATGCGCAGGATATGTTGATGTCCTCTTCTCGTATCTCTCATATTTTGGAACATAATGTAAATATTCTTTTTTCACGAGTACAGAGTTATTCATTTTAGTGGATGCTACAACACCTGTTATAACCTGTCCTCTAACAGATAGAGTACCATGGAAAGGGCAGTTCCTATCATTACAGCTCTCAGTAGGAGCCTTTATGTTTAAACCAATGTCACGTTCTTTTTTCTCTATTTTTTTCTTATTCGCCACATGTTTCACCTTACTTTTTTTATACGATCCTCAGGTCTAAATACCAGTTTTGATCCATTCAATACAATTTTTTTACCATCTTGTTCAAACTCAAATTTTGCAATACTTTTACTAACTTTTTTTTCTTTATTTTCAATCTCAATTATGAAAGTGTTTTTTGTTTCATCAATTATCAAACCAGATTTATTTTCTAGAGTAGGATCTGTGCATTCTCTGATTGTTACATAACGTCCTATGAGTTCCTCTCTAGCTAAAGTTTTTTCATCCATGTTATCCTCTCATGAGAATTTAGGAATACATCGTTGAAAAACCTATCAACAGATTCTTTTTCTTCTATAGTATTTCAACGACAAATCCCATTTTCTCTAATGTTTCTTTCACTTTTGTTCTGTGGTCACCCTGGAGTTCTATTTTTCCTTCTTTTATTGTGCCACCACAGGCGCATATTGATTTCAGGTTGCTTATCAGCGCATTGATGTCGAGATCGTTTGGGTTTATCCCCTCTACAACGGTCATCATTTTCCCATATCGTCGTTTGTCGAGTACAATGGTGATCTTCTGTTGTTCCCGAGCTATGTCCTCGCAGACACATATCTCCTTCGGCAGACCACATACTTCACATATATCACTCATTTATTTTTCTCCTTCCTCCCGCATGATCGTTAATAGCTTTGCAATCTCCATCCTTATCTGCCTTATTTTACCTGGAGAAGGCGGTGATCCACCCATTGCAGCTACTCCACGCTCATGCATCAGCTCTCTTTTCAATTCCTCTAGTTTCTCTATTTTTTGTTCATGAGAAAGTTCTCTAATCTCTTTAGCCTTAAGCACCATAACTATGTAGTTCCCCCTAGAAGTTTCTTTAAATTCTTAATGATGTTCTCAGCTGTTTTACCACCGATACCATCAATTGATGATAGATCATCATAATCCATCTCGAAAAGTTCTTCAAGTGATGTTATACCAGCTTTCTCAAATTTTTTAATAATTGATGGGCCGATGCCTTTTATCTCAGTGAGTCTTTTGATATCAGTCTTTTTCTTCTCAGCAGGCTCTTCTTTCTTTTCTTCTTCTTTTTTAACTTCTTTTGTTTTTTCCTCAGCAACTACTTTTAATGTTATTTCATCTGGTAATTTTGCATCAGGTTTCATTATCCTAACTTTAACACCTAACACACCAGGTTTTAGTTTTGCTGTTGCATAACCAACATCCATAACTTCTTTTGCTGTCTCACCACAGTATTTAATGTGTCCTTCTGTGAATTTCTCTGTTCTATGACGAGCACCTGTCAATTTACCAGCTATTATAACTTGGCATCCTTTTGCACCAGCATCCATTATCCTTCTGACAGTCGAGTGCCCTGCTCTTCTGAAATGCCATCCTCTTTCAAGTGCCTCTGCTAGTTTTT harbors:
- a CDS encoding 30S ribosomal protein S3, translating into MSSERKFVRENTNRVLIKEFLIKKIEGAGFGGMSIQRTPMGTRIDILVERPGMVIGKSGNKIKDLTDDIRANFNVDNPQIEIQEAGSKASLNAQIMAEKLAEALERGWHFRRAGHSTVRRIMDAGAKGCQVIIAGKLTGARHRTEKFTEGHIKYCGETAKEVMDVGYATAKLKPGVLGVKVRIMKPDAKLPDEITLKVVAEEKTKEVKKEEEKKEEPAEKKKTDIKRLTEIKGIGPSIIKKFEKAGITSLEELFEMDYDDLSSIDGIGGKTAENIIKNLKKLLGGTT
- a CDS encoding ribonuclease P protein subunit, encoding MDEKTLAREELIGRYVTIRECTDPTLENKSGLIIDETKNTFIIEIENKEKKVSKSIAKFEFEQDGKKIVLNGSKLVFRPEDRIKKVR
- a CDS encoding 50S ribosomal protein L14; its protein translation is MKGIAGRTMRGLPVGARLECIDNTGAKVVQIVMTPKLKGTHRRYPKAGVGDMVIISVKKGTMEMRRQLLKAVIVRQKRPFRRSDGTMVQFEDNAAVIVTDTGETKGTMIKGPVAIEAAERYPKIAAISSIIV
- a CDS encoding 30S ribosomal protein S17; amino-acid sequence: MANKKKIEKKERDIGLNIKAPTESCNDRNCPFHGTLSVRGQVITGVVASTKMNNSVLVKKEYLHYVPKYERYEKRTSTYPAHCPPCLKVAVGDKVRIVECRPISKTISFVTVEKL
- the rpmC gene encoding 50S ribosomal protein L29 encodes the protein MVLKAKEIRELSHEQKIEKLEELKRELMHERGVAAMGGSPPSPGKIRQIRMEIAKLLTIMREEGEK
- the yciH gene encoding stress response translation initiation inhibitor YciH, whose amino-acid sequence is MSDICEVCGLPKEICVCEDIAREQQKITIVLDKRRYGKMMTVVEGINPNDLDINALISNLKSICACGGTIKEGKIELQGDHRTKVKETLEKMGFVVEIL
- the rplX gene encoding 50S ribosomal protein L24 gives rise to the protein MKSRRPGKQRKILFNAPLHKKRKWLASHLEENLLLKYDRRSVPLIKGDTVRVMRGNYRGHEDKVAKVDVKSGYVEVEGTTITKADGKKIPKLLHASNLLITKLNLADKWRRAKLEKGLPEETKKEIEREAEQQLRDAEEQKRKEEEKKKIEEARQKTLE